The following coding sequences lie in one Apium graveolens cultivar Ventura chromosome 3, ASM990537v1, whole genome shotgun sequence genomic window:
- the LOC141715024 gene encoding uncharacterized protein LOC141715024 has product MWSYNTTPRSTTGETPFMLTYGYEAMGPVEVGTGSLRRDRYVEGDVEVNQRLHLDFLEETRENSQLRLAAYQQRAARYYNKKVRGQLLKVGDLILRKVMPNMKNFQHGVFGANWEGPYKIKAILWKGTYHLEDMEGKLVPRAWNAKHLRKYYQ; this is encoded by the coding sequence ATGTGGTCCTACAATACTACTCCACGATCTACAACGGGAGAAACTCCATTTATGCTGAcctacggttacgaagctatgggCCCCGTGGAGGTTGGTACAGGGTCGCTTCGCAGAGATCGATACGTGGAGGGGGATGTAgaggttaatcaaaggcttcatttgGATTTTTTGGAAGAAACAAGGGAGAATTCTCAGTTGAGGCTTGCGGCGTATCAGCAACGTGCAGCGaggtattataacaagaaggtaaGAGGGCAGTTGCTGAAGGTGGGAGATTTGATACTTAGGAAGGTGATGCCCAACATGAAGAACTTccaacatggagtgtttggagctaattgggaaggaccatacaagataaAGGCTATCTTGTGGAAagggacttatcaccttgaagataTGGAAGGGAAGCTGGTTCCGCGAGCGTGGAACGCGAaacatctccgaaagtattaccAGTAA